The following proteins are encoded in a genomic region of Desulfosporosinus youngiae DSM 17734:
- a CDS encoding ACT domain-containing protein: MLQLSIFLENAKGRLAEVLSLLAECKVNLRALSLADTKDYGVLRIIVDDPEGTAVKLRERKVVVSLTHVWVLKVPDRTGGLAEVLNQLVQQDVVVEYMYAFVEKENEQALVVLRVQDKAIMEKAMEALNLPVL, from the coding sequence ATGCTGCAACTGTCTATTTTTCTGGAGAATGCCAAAGGAAGATTAGCTGAAGTACTCAGTCTTCTCGCCGAATGCAAGGTGAATTTGCGGGCCTTGTCATTAGCGGATACCAAAGATTATGGGGTATTGCGTATTATCGTGGATGACCCTGAGGGGACGGCCGTAAAATTACGGGAACGTAAAGTGGTTGTTTCCCTGACGCATGTCTGGGTACTCAAGGTTCCTGATCGCACCGGCGGACTAGCCGAGGTGCTTAATCAATTAGTTCAGCAAGATGTGGTTGTGGAGTATATGTATGCTTTTGTGGAGAAGGAGAATGAGCAGGCCCTTGTTGTCCTCCGGGTACAGGATAAGGCTATTATGGAAAAAGCAATGGAGGCGCTCAATTTGCCTGTGCTCTAA
- a CDS encoding phenylacetate--CoA ligase family protein yields MDIVNDTKGTYQDEEQLLKSLRKTVERVLPIAHYQEGYGRIGTTRAEDIKSLKDFQRLPLTTKEDLRKNYPFGLFAEPMENIVRLHASSGTTGKPTVVGYTRQDIILWSKIVADELKRVGVTKRDVVQIAYGYGLFTGGMGLHYGCEELGAIVVPISGGNTARQLMLMRDFGTTVLACTPSYALYLAESLEESGISRDELKLKIGIFGAEPWTEGMREEVEARLGIKAYDIYGLSEIMGPGVALECSAQQGLHIDEHFYPEILDAEGNPLPSGERGELVITSIDKEGFPVLRYRTKDLTTLHYGTCSCGHVGWTMERVSARVDDMLIIRGVNVFPSQVEEAILLEGFEPHYLLVVYRVGNLDQLEVQVEVNETTFFDEVRELEGRQDRLRKRIEDALGISVKIRLVEPKSIPRSEGKAVRVIDKRKKEG; encoded by the coding sequence ATGGACATAGTTAATGACACTAAGGGAACCTATCAGGATGAGGAACAATTACTCAAAAGCCTTCGGAAAACAGTTGAGAGAGTATTGCCTATTGCTCATTATCAAGAAGGTTATGGCAGGATAGGAACTACCCGGGCGGAGGATATCAAGTCACTTAAGGATTTTCAAAGACTTCCGTTAACGACTAAAGAGGATCTGCGTAAGAATTATCCATTTGGGCTTTTTGCCGAACCCATGGAAAACATCGTGCGACTGCACGCCTCCTCCGGAACGACGGGTAAACCGACGGTTGTAGGTTATACTCGCCAAGATATAATCCTTTGGTCTAAGATTGTGGCCGATGAGCTAAAAAGAGTGGGTGTGACCAAAAGGGATGTCGTTCAAATTGCTTACGGTTACGGCTTGTTCACTGGCGGAATGGGGCTGCACTATGGCTGCGAAGAACTGGGTGCTATAGTCGTTCCTATTTCGGGTGGAAATACGGCACGTCAATTAATGCTGATGCGAGATTTTGGTACGACGGTTTTAGCCTGTACCCCATCCTATGCGCTCTATTTAGCGGAAAGTCTGGAGGAATCCGGCATTTCACGGGATGAGTTGAAGTTAAAGATCGGGATTTTCGGTGCAGAGCCATGGACAGAAGGCATGAGAGAAGAAGTTGAAGCGCGATTGGGCATTAAAGCCTATGATATTTACGGGCTCAGTGAAATCATGGGGCCGGGTGTAGCCTTGGAATGTTCCGCGCAACAAGGGTTACATATTGATGAACATTTTTATCCTGAAATTTTAGATGCGGAAGGAAATCCATTGCCGAGCGGAGAACGTGGAGAATTAGTCATTACGAGCATTGATAAAGAGGGTTTTCCGGTTCTCCGTTATCGAACCAAAGATTTGACGACCTTACATTATGGCACATGCTCCTGCGGACATGTCGGCTGGACAATGGAACGTGTTTCGGCTCGAGTGGATGATATGTTAATTATCCGGGGGGTAAACGTCTTTCCGAGTCAAGTTGAAGAGGCAATCCTCCTTGAAGGATTTGAACCCCATTATCTGTTGGTCGTATACCGGGTTGGGAACCTGGATCAATTAGAAGTTCAAGTTGAGGTCAATGAAACGACGTTCTTTGACGAAGTTCGAGAGCTGGAAGGTCGTCAGGACCGGCTTAGAAAGAGAATTGAAGATGCCTTGGGAATTTCTGTAAAAATACGTCTGGTGGAACCAAAAAGCATCCCACGGAGTGAAGGGAAAGCGGTAAGGGTTATCGATAAGCGTAAAAAGGAGGGTTAG
- the priA gene encoding replication restart helicase PriA produces MYRYAEVLVDVANRRLDQSYHYFIPDYLCLKIGMRVLVPLQNRKVQGLVVNVTDDLPEGMEGINLKSILEIGDQDSLLPVELIELAYWLSQTTICSVAQSLHTVWPLLKGKIEDWIILLASVEDPDVQTLQWLDPEAFRALTVLNRARRKAVSLKVFLKRAAISVETLDKLLKQGWVRKEVRFITPAQASLEQKTHLGQTNIANPSIIPTPRPYELTAEQAAAVRCVLTALEEGLPQTVLLHGVTGSGKTEVYRDLITQVLAQGGDAILLVPEISLTSQVARYFEAQFGEQVIILHSGLRQKEKMQAWADISAGHKRIVIGARSAVFAPLPRLRLIILDEEHDGAYKQDENPKYHARDVARKRMEQRRGVVLLGSATPSLEAYAAAKSGKIGLVVMSTRIGKSLLPPVEIVDMRDELRQGNRSIFSLSLKEKLRDRITRGEQTMLFLNRRGYSTFVVCRECGHVVNCPSCDIALTYHTQGQAMRCHYCDHKELPPHTCPKCKSRYIRFFGQGTQRVEEELQGLFPEVPVLRLDFDTTRSNEAHHMILDRFRRQEASVLVGTQMMAKGLDFPNVTLVGVIAADQTLNMPDFRARERTFQLLTQVAGRAGRSTKPGEVVIQTYSPRDSAVVRAAHHDFEGFFWEEIRYRKERKYPPYTHIIRVLLLHEKEERVIKGANELGTCLQQGMQEPKFGNTELDILGPAPAVLSRLRDQWRWQISVKGTSQDLLRSFLHQGVQRFFKNSASNGIILNIEVDPLSS; encoded by the coding sequence ATGTACCGCTATGCTGAGGTATTGGTTGATGTGGCAAATCGACGCTTAGATCAAAGTTATCATTATTTTATTCCGGATTATCTTTGTTTAAAGATAGGAATGCGTGTTTTAGTCCCTCTTCAAAACCGAAAGGTACAGGGACTTGTAGTGAATGTGACGGATGATCTGCCAGAGGGAATGGAGGGCATTAATCTTAAATCTATATTAGAGATCGGGGATCAGGATAGCCTTCTTCCCGTGGAACTAATTGAACTTGCCTATTGGCTGTCCCAAACGACGATCTGCTCAGTTGCTCAAAGTTTACATACGGTTTGGCCGCTGCTTAAAGGCAAGATAGAAGACTGGATCATTCTTTTGGCTTCTGTTGAAGATCCGGATGTGCAGACCTTGCAGTGGCTGGATCCGGAGGCTTTTCGGGCATTAACAGTGCTTAATCGGGCAAGAAGAAAGGCTGTTTCTCTTAAAGTTTTCTTAAAACGAGCGGCTATATCCGTGGAAACACTGGATAAACTTCTTAAACAGGGATGGGTAAGGAAAGAAGTTCGCTTTATTACGCCGGCGCAAGCTTCTCTTGAGCAAAAAACTCATCTTGGACAAACTAACATAGCAAATCCTTCTATTATTCCAACGCCCAGACCCTATGAATTGACCGCAGAGCAAGCGGCGGCAGTAAGGTGTGTGCTGACCGCCTTAGAAGAAGGCTTGCCCCAAACGGTCTTATTGCATGGGGTGACTGGCAGCGGAAAAACAGAAGTCTATCGGGATTTGATCACTCAAGTATTAGCTCAGGGTGGAGATGCCATTCTTCTTGTGCCGGAAATATCATTGACATCCCAAGTGGCCCGTTATTTTGAAGCTCAATTTGGTGAGCAAGTGATTATCTTACATTCGGGTTTACGGCAGAAAGAAAAAATGCAGGCCTGGGCGGACATATCAGCAGGGCATAAACGGATTGTGATTGGAGCTCGTTCGGCTGTGTTTGCACCTTTGCCCCGCTTGCGCCTCATTATCTTAGATGAGGAACACGATGGAGCCTATAAGCAAGACGAGAATCCCAAATATCATGCGCGTGATGTCGCCCGCAAGAGGATGGAGCAACGCAGGGGTGTTGTCTTACTGGGAAGCGCAACCCCCTCTCTGGAAGCTTACGCAGCAGCAAAATCGGGCAAAATAGGCTTGGTGGTAATGTCAACAAGGATCGGAAAGAGTCTGCTGCCTCCAGTTGAAATTGTGGACATGCGGGATGAACTCCGCCAGGGAAACCGAAGCATATTTTCACTGTCCTTAAAAGAAAAATTACGGGATAGAATTACCCGAGGCGAGCAAACCATGCTTTTTCTCAATCGCAGAGGGTATTCCACCTTCGTAGTTTGTCGGGAATGCGGGCATGTGGTCAATTGCCCAAGCTGCGATATTGCTCTGACCTATCATACTCAAGGTCAGGCCATGCGTTGTCATTATTGCGATCATAAAGAGCTGCCGCCTCATACATGCCCGAAATGCAAAAGCCGGTATATTCGATTTTTTGGGCAGGGAACTCAACGTGTTGAAGAGGAGCTTCAAGGACTGTTCCCGGAGGTCCCGGTTCTGCGCCTGGATTTTGATACCACCCGCTCCAATGAAGCACATCACATGATTCTGGATAGATTTCGCCGTCAGGAAGCTTCTGTTTTAGTCGGGACGCAAATGATGGCTAAAGGATTGGATTTTCCGAATGTCACCTTGGTTGGGGTGATTGCAGCCGATCAAACTCTCAATATGCCGGATTTTCGGGCCAGAGAACGAACGTTTCAGTTATTGACTCAGGTGGCAGGGCGCGCGGGACGCAGTACCAAACCGGGCGAGGTTGTGATTCAAACATATTCTCCAAGAGATAGTGCTGTTGTGAGAGCGGCTCATCATGATTTTGAAGGGTTTTTTTGGGAAGAAATTCGCTATCGCAAAGAGCGAAAGTATCCGCCCTACACTCATATTATTCGAGTTTTGTTATTGCATGAAAAAGAGGAGCGGGTTATAAAAGGAGCTAATGAATTAGGCACCTGTTTACAACAAGGAATGCAGGAACCTAAATTTGGAAATACTGAATTGGATATTCTCGGTCCCGCACCGGCGGTGTTATCCAGGCTTAGGGACCAATGGAGATGGCAAATATCTGTTAAAGGAACAAGTCAGGATCTCCTGAGATCGTTTTTACATCAGGGGGTTCAAAGGTTTTTTAAGAACTCAGCGAGTAATGGTATAATCTTGAATATTGAAGTTGATCCGCTTTCAAGCTAG
- the coaBC gene encoding bifunctional phosphopantothenoylcysteine decarboxylase/phosphopantothenate--cysteine ligase CoaBC, protein MLAGKKVLVGVTGGIAAYKAAEVVSRLRKLNVEVHVAMTKSATEFIAPLTLRSLSANPVHVEMFEEPRLWNVEHIALAEHVDAVIVAPATANILAKMATGIADDFLSTVLLATRAPVLAAPAMNHAMYHHPATQENLARLRERGIKIIGPGTGFQACGTEGDGRMSEALEIVETIAQLFTESDCLKGKKVLVTAGGTQEPLDPVRYLGNRSSGRMGYAVAQALQEAGAETILVSAPTDLPAPQGVRRVSVQTALEMHDAVLENFANLDVVVKAAAVADYRPATQAEQKIKKDGTNRTIELVPNPDILAELGRRKTSQVLIGFAAETENLLANAQEKMHRKNVDLLVANDVTKPGAGFGSLTNIVSFLFPDGRRIDFPQMSKLEVAQNLVGEIANLLGRNKGVK, encoded by the coding sequence ATGTTAGCAGGTAAAAAAGTTCTTGTTGGAGTTACGGGTGGGATTGCAGCTTACAAAGCAGCGGAAGTTGTCAGCCGTTTGCGGAAATTGAACGTTGAAGTTCATGTTGCCATGACTAAATCCGCAACTGAGTTTATTGCTCCTCTTACCTTACGCAGCCTATCTGCCAATCCAGTCCACGTGGAGATGTTTGAAGAACCCAGATTATGGAATGTTGAGCATATCGCGCTGGCAGAACATGTCGATGCAGTCATTGTTGCACCGGCGACGGCCAATATATTGGCTAAGATGGCCACAGGGATTGCGGACGATTTTCTTTCGACAGTTCTTTTAGCAACTCGTGCACCGGTTCTCGCAGCGCCGGCCATGAACCATGCAATGTATCATCATCCGGCGACCCAGGAAAATCTAGCCCGCCTCAGAGAACGGGGAATTAAGATTATTGGCCCTGGCACAGGGTTTCAAGCGTGTGGCACAGAAGGGGATGGACGGATGAGTGAAGCGTTGGAAATCGTTGAAACAATAGCTCAGTTGTTCACTGAATCGGATTGCTTAAAAGGGAAAAAGGTCTTGGTGACAGCAGGTGGAACCCAGGAGCCCCTTGATCCCGTGCGCTATCTTGGGAACCGAAGTTCAGGCCGAATGGGATATGCCGTTGCCCAGGCGTTGCAGGAGGCAGGTGCAGAGACCATCTTGGTTAGTGCACCTACGGATTTGCCTGCCCCGCAGGGGGTTAGACGTGTGTCGGTCCAAACAGCCCTTGAGATGCATGATGCGGTTCTCGAAAACTTTGCCAACCTGGATGTTGTGGTTAAGGCAGCGGCGGTTGCGGATTATCGTCCTGCAACTCAAGCGGAGCAAAAAATTAAAAAGGATGGGACAAACCGCACAATTGAGTTGGTCCCCAATCCGGATATATTAGCCGAACTTGGGCGCAGGAAAACGTCCCAAGTTCTGATTGGGTTTGCGGCTGAAACTGAGAATCTCTTAGCCAATGCCCAAGAAAAAATGCACAGGAAGAATGTCGATCTCCTGGTAGCTAATGATGTCACTAAGCCAGGTGCCGGTTTTGGCAGTCTGACGAACATTGTCAGTTTTCTCTTTCCCGATGGAAGAAGAATAGATTTTCCTCAAATGAGCAAATTGGAGGTTGCACAGAATCTCGTTGGTGAGATTGCTAACCTCCTCGGCAGAAACAAAGGAGTGAAATAA
- the rpoZ gene encoding DNA-directed RNA polymerase subunit omega produces MKQPSLDVLMSKVDSKYTLVKVVAKRARMIMEEAKHEDLAKGVKPVSISLEEISHSDTNYECTPEESL; encoded by the coding sequence ATGAAACAACCTTCACTGGATGTTCTGATGAGTAAGGTTGACAGCAAATACACCTTAGTTAAAGTGGTTGCCAAGCGGGCGCGTATGATCATGGAAGAAGCCAAACACGAGGATTTAGCCAAGGGGGTTAAACCAGTAAGTATTTCACTTGAGGAGATTTCTCATTCAGATACCAATTACGAATGTACTCCTGAAGAGAGCTTATAA
- the remA gene encoding extracellular matrix/biofilm regulator RemA: MDIKLINIGFGNIVSANRIISIVSPESAPIKRIIQEARDEGMLIDATYGRRTRAVIICDSHHVILSAVQPETVAHRLSAKESSSHAEDPVD, translated from the coding sequence TTGGACATCAAGCTCATAAACATTGGATTTGGCAATATTGTATCGGCTAACCGCATTATTTCGATTGTCAGTCCGGAATCCGCCCCAATCAAACGCATTATCCAAGAAGCCCGTGATGAGGGCATGCTCATTGATGCTACTTATGGCCGGCGTACGCGTGCAGTGATCATCTGTGACAGCCATCATGTGATTCTGTCAGCAGTTCAGCCTGAAACAGTGGCTCATCGTCTTTCGGCAAAAGAGTCAAGCAGCCACGCGGAAGATCCGGTAGATTAG
- a CDS encoding YicC/YloC family endoribonuclease, with translation MANSMTGFGRGEANGNGYQFSIELKSVNHRFLEVVVRMPRNFSSFEERIRKILQDKFQRGRIEVHINVVETEERKRLVKVDNDLALSYDKTLKELALALHTAYETDIYRLVSFPEVLSVVEPEIDLDALWGTCAEALSKSTDGFGQMRRSEGEKLTLDLLQRIDLIADHLHTIAERAPYVVADYQERLQERLQTLLGEVELDGVRLANEVVYFADRASITEELVRFDSHLAQSREALRSSEPVGRKLDFLVQEMNREINTIGSKANDLKIGQQVIKVKSELEKVREQIQNLE, from the coding sequence ATGGCAAATAGTATGACTGGATTTGGCCGTGGAGAGGCGAATGGAAACGGGTATCAGTTTTCCATTGAGCTTAAATCTGTTAATCATCGCTTCTTAGAAGTCGTGGTAAGAATGCCCCGCAATTTTAGCAGTTTTGAAGAACGAATTCGCAAAATCTTACAAGATAAGTTCCAGCGCGGTCGGATTGAAGTACATATAAATGTGGTGGAAACAGAAGAACGAAAGAGATTGGTGAAGGTTGACAATGATTTAGCCCTGTCGTATGATAAGACATTGAAAGAACTCGCTTTAGCTCTACATACTGCGTATGAAACAGATATTTATCGTTTAGTCAGTTTTCCTGAGGTTCTTTCCGTCGTGGAGCCTGAAATCGATCTTGATGCTTTATGGGGCACGTGTGCTGAGGCACTTTCCAAATCGACGGATGGATTCGGGCAAATGCGTCGTTCTGAAGGAGAAAAGTTGACTCTTGATCTACTGCAAAGGATTGATCTAATTGCTGATCATTTGCACACGATTGCTGAGCGAGCGCCATATGTTGTAGCAGACTATCAAGAACGCTTGCAGGAACGCCTTCAGACCCTTTTAGGTGAGGTTGAATTAGATGGTGTTCGTCTGGCGAACGAAGTGGTGTATTTCGCGGACCGCGCATCAATCACGGAAGAGCTGGTTCGTTTTGACAGTCATCTTGCCCAAAGCCGGGAGGCTTTGCGAAGCAGCGAGCCGGTAGGGCGTAAACTTGATTTTTTAGTTCAGGAAATGAACCGGGAAATTAATACAATCGGATCAAAAGCCAATGATTTAAAGATCGGACAACAGGTCATAAAGGTTAAAAGCGAACTGGAAAAAGTACGCGAGCAAATTCAAAATTTAGAGTAA
- the metK gene encoding methionine adenosyltransferase: MVKKLFTSESVTEGHPDKICDQISDAILDAIFALDPNARVACETTVTTGLVLVSGEITTSCYVDIPHVVRETIREVGYTRAKYGFDADTCAVLTSIGEQSADIALGVNQALEAKTGEMTDSDIDAIGAGDQGMMFGFATNETESYMPLPIDLAHRLARRLSEMRKSNHLTYLRPDGKTQVTVEYEDNKPVRVDTIVISTQHHPDVTNEQIRRDLLQYVVYPTVPKELLDEDTKYFINPTGRFVIGGPQGDCGLTGRKIIVDTYGGMARHGGGAFSGKDPTKVDRSAAYAARYVAKNIVAAGLADRCELQIAYAIGVARPVSVSIETFGTGKIADEKIIEFVRQTFDLRPAGIIKALDLRRPIYRQTAAYGHFGRTDLDLPWEQTDKAEALKKLAGL, translated from the coding sequence TTGGTTAAAAAACTATTTACATCTGAATCTGTGACAGAAGGACATCCTGATAAGATCTGTGACCAGATTTCCGATGCCATCTTGGATGCAATTTTTGCCTTAGATCCCAACGCGCGGGTTGCCTGTGAAACCACCGTAACAACAGGACTAGTTCTCGTTAGTGGTGAGATTACGACTTCATGCTATGTGGATATTCCCCATGTTGTACGAGAGACAATCCGAGAGGTGGGTTATACTCGGGCCAAATATGGCTTTGATGCAGATACCTGTGCAGTGTTAACTTCGATTGGAGAGCAGTCTGCGGATATTGCTCTGGGTGTGAATCAGGCGTTGGAAGCAAAAACCGGCGAAATGACTGACAGTGATATTGATGCCATAGGAGCCGGAGATCAGGGGATGATGTTCGGTTTTGCAACCAATGAAACTGAAAGCTATATGCCGCTGCCCATTGATTTAGCTCACCGTTTAGCGCGGAGACTGAGTGAAATGCGCAAATCGAACCACTTGACCTATCTGCGTCCAGACGGCAAAACTCAGGTTACTGTGGAATATGAGGACAATAAACCAGTTCGGGTGGACACTATCGTCATCTCTACTCAGCATCACCCGGATGTAACGAACGAGCAAATACGCAGGGACTTGCTTCAATATGTCGTCTATCCCACGGTGCCGAAAGAACTGCTGGATGAAGATACAAAGTACTTCATTAATCCGACGGGACGCTTCGTCATTGGCGGACCCCAAGGGGATTGCGGTCTTACGGGCCGGAAAATTATTGTCGACACTTATGGCGGGATGGCCCGCCATGGCGGTGGTGCATTCTCCGGTAAAGACCCCACAAAAGTTGACCGGTCCGCAGCTTATGCTGCTCGTTATGTAGCGAAGAATATTGTTGCGGCTGGATTGGCGGATCGTTGCGAACTTCAAATTGCCTATGCCATCGGTGTCGCCCGACCGGTGTCTGTCTCCATTGAGACCTTTGGCACAGGGAAAATAGCGGATGAAAAAATTATTGAATTCGTTCGGCAGACCTTTGATCTGCGTCCGGCAGGTATTATTAAGGCCTTGGATCTTCGTCGCCCAATATATCGCCAAACGGCAGCTTATGGGCATTTTGGGAGAACGGATCTTGATCTGCCCTGGGAACAAACAGATAAGGCTGAAGCATTGAAGAAACTAGCTGGCTTGTAA
- the gmk gene encoding guanylate kinase, with the protein MEQSHGLLIILSGPSGAGKGTLCQELLRQLPDLNYSVSMTTRLSRPGEVDGIHYFFRQKEEFEAMIQGDELLEWAQFCDNYYGTPRFAVEQAIQAGRDVILEIEIQGALQIKKRFPQGVFTFIVPPSMDVLSERIHKRGTESEEVIQKRLATAIRELEYVSEYDYVVINDEVPAAVEKLKSILIAEKCRVKRKPFVFKGESI; encoded by the coding sequence GTGGAACAAAGTCATGGATTGTTAATCATCCTTTCAGGTCCTTCCGGAGCAGGCAAAGGAACGCTTTGCCAGGAATTGCTTCGCCAGTTACCCGATTTAAACTATTCTGTCTCAATGACGACCCGGTTATCCCGGCCTGGTGAGGTGGATGGAATTCATTATTTTTTCCGCCAAAAGGAAGAATTTGAAGCGATGATTCAGGGGGATGAGCTGTTAGAGTGGGCTCAGTTTTGTGATAATTATTATGGAACGCCACGCTTTGCGGTCGAACAAGCGATTCAGGCAGGGCGGGATGTTATTTTAGAGATCGAAATTCAAGGGGCATTACAAATTAAAAAACGGTTTCCTCAAGGGGTTTTTACCTTTATCGTTCCGCCTTCAATGGATGTTCTCTCCGAGAGAATTCACAAACGGGGAACCGAGAGTGAGGAAGTTATTCAGAAACGGTTAGCTACTGCCATACGGGAACTGGAATATGTTAGTGAATATGATTATGTCGTTATTAATGATGAAGTTCCTGCGGCTGTTGAAAAATTAAAGAGTATTCTTATAGCTGAAAAATGTCGGGTTAAACGAAAACCGTTTGTTTTTAAGGGGGAATCAATATGA
- a CDS encoding solute carrier family 23 protein, protein MSTEVQIHEKLPLAQAIPLGLQHVFAMFGATVLVPFLTGLSPSVALLSSGIGTIIFLLLTKSQVPAYLGSSFAYIGVLTIFVQSNNSAGAMGGVLAVGLVYVILFLLMAAFGTRWIHTIVPPIVAGPVVSIIGLSLTPVAADMASGNWYIAAFTLAVAAILSVYAKGFLKIIPILIAIIAGYIVAGIMGMVDFKPIYAVLNPEDFIAFPVALGKDFIWPSWDKIAILAFAPLALVTVIEDLGHMIVLGNITHSDPLKKPGFHRVLLGNGLATGLAGLIGGPPVTTYGENIGVLAVTKVYSTFNIWIAAILAIIFSIINPLQVAIMSIPTAVMGGVCILLFGMIGAAGLRTLIEAKIDFSETKNLIIASVIFALGIGLPEHSVAWATVIGIALNLILRGHSENAKA, encoded by the coding sequence ATGTCTACAGAAGTTCAGATTCACGAGAAGCTCCCCCTTGCCCAAGCGATCCCTCTCGGTTTACAACACGTCTTTGCCATGTTTGGCGCCACAGTCTTAGTTCCTTTTTTAACGGGTCTCAGCCCATCGGTGGCTCTCCTTTCTTCAGGGATCGGCACTATTATATTTTTACTATTAACCAAAAGTCAGGTTCCCGCCTATCTTGGTTCCTCCTTTGCTTACATCGGAGTTTTAACCATCTTTGTTCAGAGTAATAATTCTGCCGGAGCCATGGGTGGGGTTTTAGCTGTCGGTCTGGTGTATGTTATCCTCTTCCTTCTGATGGCTGCTTTTGGAACCCGCTGGATTCATACGATTGTTCCCCCCATCGTTGCCGGACCCGTCGTTTCCATCATTGGTTTAAGCTTAACCCCGGTAGCCGCAGATATGGCATCCGGCAATTGGTATATTGCCGCTTTCACTTTAGCTGTTGCCGCTATACTCTCCGTCTATGCTAAAGGCTTTTTAAAAATAATTCCAATTCTTATAGCTATTATTGCCGGTTATATTGTTGCAGGGATCATGGGCATGGTGGATTTCAAGCCAATCTATGCCGTTCTTAATCCTGAAGACTTTATCGCCTTCCCCGTCGCACTAGGAAAGGATTTTATATGGCCCAGCTGGGATAAAATTGCTATATTAGCATTTGCTCCTCTGGCACTGGTAACAGTCATCGAAGATTTGGGACATATGATTGTCTTAGGTAATATCACCCATTCCGATCCCCTAAAAAAGCCGGGCTTTCATCGGGTCCTCCTCGGCAATGGTCTGGCTACCGGTCTCGCCGGCTTAATCGGCGGCCCTCCTGTAACCACTTATGGTGAGAACATAGGAGTCCTTGCCGTAACAAAGGTCTACAGCACTTTTAATATCTGGATTGCCGCAATCCTTGCAATTATCTTCAGTATCATTAACCCTCTGCAGGTCGCCATCATGTCTATTCCTACAGCTGTTATGGGAGGGGTCTGCATTCTGCTTTTTGGTATGATTGGCGCTGCGGGATTACGCACACTTATCGAAGCAAAAATTGATTTCTCGGAAACCAAAAACCTGATTATTGCCTCCGTCATCTTTGCTCTGGGAATCGGGCTGCCGGAACACAGTGTAGCCTGGGCAACCGTCATCGGGATAGCCTTAAACCTCATCTTGAGAGGACATTCTGAGAACGCCAAAGCATAA